In the genome of Helicobacter sp. 12S02232-10, the window ATCAATGAGGCTAAGAATGCTTTGGAGTTGGTGCAGACATTTTGGGGGAGTGATTATGCAGTCTTAACCCCTTTTGTCAAACAAAGAAGGCAAATGATTGAAGTAGGAATCCCGCGTGAGAAAGTTTGGACAATTCACAGCTCTCAGGGACAAGAATTTGATACGGTGATTTTCTCTCCCGTCTGTTTGCATTATCATCTTACCAATTCTTCTAATATCAAGGCCTTATATGCTCTAAACGTAGCAATTAGCAGGATAAAAAAGCGACTTATTATCGTGTGTGATTATGATTTTTGGAAAAGCCAAAATGGGCAATTTATAAAAAATATTCTTGAGCTTTGCAGTCCTTTTGAAGCGATGACACCCCTACCTTTTTAGTAAAGTAATCAATTTATATTGTGCCATATTTATAATAAGCCGCACACGCACCCTCTGAGCTTACCATACAGCTTCCCATCGGATTTATAGGCGTGCAAGATTTTCCAAAAACCTTGCAATCATAAGGTTTGGCGACTCCTTTGAGAATATCCCCGCAACGACAGGCCTTGTTATCTTTTATCGGGGTTTTTGTTAAGAAAGAATCGAAAATAATTTCAGCATCAAATTGTTCGTATTCTTTTTTGAGTTTTAGAGCAGAATATGGAATGTTACCCAAACCTCTCCATTCAAAATTTTCCCTTCGAACCATTGTTTCTTCTACCATTGCTTGAGCTTTTAGATTTCCCTCCATATCAACGATACGAGAATATTGGATTTCTAGTTTTGGAGAATTTTGAAGGGCTTGATTGATGAGACGCAAAATGCTTTCCATCATATCCACAGGTTCAAAACCGCTCACAACGATAGGAATTTGATATTTTTCCAAGATAGGGCGGTAGATTTTGGCTCCTGTAATAACGCTTACGTGAGAGGGAGCTATGAGTGCGTTGATTTTACAATCTCTTGAGTCCAAAATTGCTTCTAGTGGAGGAGGAACTAAAACGTGATTGATATGAAAAAAGAGATTTTTAATTCCAGAATTTTTGGTTTGTTTTAATAAAGCTGCAGTCATTGGCGCGGTTGTTTCAAACCCAATTGCAAAATAAACCACTTTTTTATCTTGGTTTTTACGTGCGATTTCAAGGGCTTGGGTTGGTGAATAGATAAACCGAACGTCTTTTCCTTCTGATCTTGCATTTTGAAGACTTCCTTTTGAGCCTGGCACTTTAAGCATATCTCCAAGTGTCAATAAAATAGTATCTTCGATTGAAGCGATCTCATAAGCTTGATCAATTCGGTTTTTTGGCATAACACATACCGGACACCCCGGACCATGAACAAATGCAACATTTTCTGGGAGCAAGCCTGTAAGCCCATATTTCATTAATGTATGGGTATGCCCGCCACAAACTTCCATAATGTAGAGTTTTTTAGAAAGTTTTGAAGCGCTTTGAAAAATTTGTTTGGATAAGGCTAAAATTGTGTTTTTATCTCGAAATGAATCAATCAATATGGCATCGTTCATTTTTTATTCTTTAGGGATGGTTTTAAGCACTTCTTGGAAGGAAGGTTTTTGGGAAAGGTATTTTTGAGCTTCTTGTTCAGAAAGTTTTTTCCAAATCAAAGTCTCTCCCATCAGACCACTTTTATCGATACTCGCCCTAAGTTTTAGATCATCTTTTTCAAGCGTAATTTTGAGATAATATGTTTTTCCGTTGTCAAAATTGTAGATTTTACCATTTTTATAGGTATTTCCATCTCGAACCAAATCATAAACAAATACTGTCCCCTTATCAAATCTTTCTTTAAGTGCAGGATTTGGATTGTGAATGTCTTTTTTAGGTTTTGAACCATCTACATTGGCAAATCCATATGCATAATATTTTCCATTGTGCTTGAAAAATTCGACGATGGATTGTCTCCCGCTGTCTCCAATATGGGTTATATAAATCCCATTTAAATCTCCTGCCCAAGCCATTGCCATCAATAAGATAAAAATCCCCATTATTTTTTTCATTGTTTATATTCCTCATCAACATATTCTTCATCCATAGATTCTATCATTTGTTCATAGAGCTTGATGGATTCTAGGGCATCTTGTTCATTAATTTTGCTCATTACATAACCAATATGTAAAAGAACATATTCGCCTATCTCAACTTTTTCGTCCATTAAATCCAAACTTGCTTGACGTTGCACACCCATTGTTTCAAGCGTGACAGAGTTTTTACTTTCATCAATGGCGATGATTTTAGAGGGGATTGCCAAGCACATTGTGTTTCCTTTAAAAAGAATGTCGGGAATAATACCCTTGTTTTTTGTTGTTTATAATAAAATCTTTGAAAGTTTCTAGACTTTTTTTATCTTTA includes:
- the hypD gene encoding hydrogenase formation protein HypD, which translates into the protein MNDAILIDSFRDKNTILALSKQIFQSASKLSKKLYIMEVCGGHTHTLMKYGLTGLLPENVAFVHGPGCPVCVMPKNRIDQAYEIASIEDTILLTLGDMLKVPGSKGSLQNARSEGKDVRFIYSPTQALEIARKNQDKKVVYFAIGFETTAPMTAALLKQTKNSGIKNLFFHINHVLVPPPLEAILDSRDCKINALIAPSHVSVITGAKIYRPILEKYQIPIVVSGFEPVDMMESILRLINQALQNSPKLEIQYSRIVDMEGNLKAQAMVEETMVRRENFEWRGLGNIPYSALKLKKEYEQFDAEIIFDSFLTKTPIKDNKACRCGDILKGVAKPYDCKVFGKSCTPINPMGSCMVSSEGACAAYYKYGTI
- a CDS encoding DUF2147 domain-containing protein, which produces MKKIMGIFILLMAMAWAGDLNGIYITHIGDSGRQSIVEFFKHNGKYYAYGFANVDGSKPKKDIHNPNPALKERFDKGTVFVYDLVRDGNTYKNGKIYNFDNGKTYYLKITLEKDDLKLRASIDKSGLMGETLIWKKLSEQEAQKYLSQKPSFQEVLKTIPKE
- a CDS encoding HypC/HybG/HupF family hydrogenase formation chaperone gives rise to the protein MCLAIPSKIIAIDESKNSVTLETMGVQRQASLDLMDEKVEIGEYVLLHIGYVMSKINEQDALESIKLYEQMIESMDEEYVDEEYKQ